actatttttaattttaacgggagagagagagagagagagagagagaggagctgATACTTCTTTCTGAAAAATAACCCTAATTCAGAAAACGAAAGATAAAGCAATCAGTCATGCTCGAAGAAATTCATGAACTCGACAAGCTTTAACATTTAAGGTTTCatgatttctattttatttgttATACTTTAtgtattttcaaataatttcaattaCGAATGTTAGCAAGGTCAATAATGGGTTGCTGATACAAATAAAACTTGATACCATTAACGTTAATTCCCAGTACGTTCAGGGATTTGTCAATATTAAGAAAGGCAAATTTGCCTCATTAGGAGTTATTTTTTTAGATTACCAGCAAAAATTCATACTTTTGTTATAGATTACGCTAAGAAATCTCAGTTACTAAGATTTTGTTGTACAGTAGTTTAGGGATCTTCAGTGACACAACCATAACTTTCGGGGGGCTCCAACTTCTGAGTTTGTTATGAAGTGAAATTTTAATAGAGCTGTTTGGGGTGTGGATGCTCGATGACTTAGCTGGTAAACTAATTCAAAATAGTTACTAGTATTGTGGGCGGAAAAATCCATGTAAAGTTTGGCTCGAGATCTTTGGATTTATTTCTCCAGGGGTGTTCGTAGTTACTACTTAGTAGTCATGGACTGGTACTCATATACGTTAAGCACGTAATATTgtgggaagggaagaagagggcCGAGAGGAAGGAGAAACAATCGTACGTTGTTGGTTATGGGACTGAGGAAGCCGTTGATTACGACGGAGGCCGCGGAGGAGACGGCAACACCGAACCCAAGTGCACGGAATCCTGACAAACATAAGCAATAAATCAATACTGGTTGATTGaacgaaaaaaggaaagaaaaagatgccAAAATAGTACAGGAGTAAATGAAACGAAGAAATATAGAAGAGAAGAAGACCTTGGTAGGTCTCTTCTAGATAGATGACCCCATCTTTGTCCCGGTCAAGAACGATACGTGCTTCTGAAGCGCAGTCAGGTTAGTTTTGTTGTTATCCCACTGCCCTTTAACTCCTCCTGCATACCAGGCCTTAGTTGTTAAAGGACACACTAAATCGTTTCGGCCAGATGTTAATATAAAGCTTTATCTGAGCAACTTATGCAAACTATAAGCAAAATTGCACAAGTTTTATTGTCACTTGTCAGTCATCCAAAACTGatgagtttaaaaaaaaaattatggcagCGTTAAGCCTAATATTTTctgaaggagaaggaaggaatAACATCCAGAAGCTATATCATGGAGAAAATGATCATGATAGAAAGCAAATGTGAACCAAAACAAAAAGGAGCACTGAGTCCCACATAGCATGCAAGATTCCGTTTCCATTGGTGTAGGGCCATAAGGTACATGATTTGCACTATAAAATGCTATGTAGTGGTTGATGGCCGCCATCACAAGATATTATTATTGATAGCTGTCCACTCCAACACTATATAGCATTAATGCAAACAGTCTATGTGCCGGAATTGTTTCAGCTAGGCGTACATTAACAAACAACGCAcagcttcccttttttttctttttggctttGAACACAGCTTCcttgaaaaacaaacagaaaaaaggCAAAACGAAACAAAAAGTTGGCCCCAGCGCAGCTGTCGTGACAAAAGCTAAGCGAGTTGGCCGTGAGCATCCGGATAACAACATGTTAGAAAAATGGATGTCGAAATCTGCGTCGCCTACATCCATTTACAGCTCGCCGGAAATCACCGGCGCCATGGGGGTTACAGATCGCTCGCCTGAAAGACTGTCATCGTCGGAGAAAGGAAGAGAACAAcagtaaaagaagaaaaaaaagaaaagaaataactgACCAATTAACCAGAACAATCGGTTGATCGGTGGCCTTCGGATAGAGTCTAAATGGATCTCTAAGCCTCTAAAAGCCACAAAATCGGCAAGGAAAGGCATCTTGGCTGCTGAGCCCCCATGAAATCTTATTGATTATTTTGGTTGGATGGATGATGGAGGAGGTTGGAAGTATACCTGGGAAGACGATAAGGAGGAGCAAGAGAAGGTAGGAGGCGCaggataatttggtcatcttCACTAACGACAGCAAATAAGATCACCGCAAGTATCTTCTTTGCCGGATGGTTGAAGTAGCTTCCGCAGctacatatttatatatatacacaaagATATGGGGAGAAAATGACATTTGTGGCTTCCCCTATTTGCAAAGACTTCGCGTCCTTAGTTACATCCCGTAAATGCTTTTCTAGTCAACATTTCCGGCGTCGCATGCAAACGAAACTAGAAATTAGCAACGATTTAGTAGAAACGCTTAGGGCTCATTTGGTTTGCCGAAAAATGAGagagaaaagtgtggtcaacagtAAATAATGAGATAGCCACTTGTTTAGTTAGAGTTTTTAATggagagagatgaaaaagttgtattcccatgagaATACGATTCTCACATTAGGCGACTCTAGGTGCTTTTCCAATGAAATTCGAAGGTTGGGCCTATACCATCACcaaaatcataaaattataGACTAAGTTAGACTTATATTTATAAATACCGACAAAAAATCTAACAACTTGTAATCATATAATTTTGTTGGTTCTACTGGCCAATCTAtaaatttgataaaattttgAGCTTCATCGTCCAAatagtttttatttatttatttatttatttattttagcatgaatataaaaaacaaatatttttattgataataaaaataaattaaaaaataaaaatacgatGGATTTTGTGCATGGTAGGAAATGAAAGCACAAAGTAGGATAATTGATGGAAAAAAACATATCATGTCGAAAATCTGTTAATGAATATTATTATTTACTTGGTTGTTTAAGAAATAGCTTTCTGTATGCAAAGTAAATGAAATAAGTTATGGATGTTAGCCGGTGGCGTAGAGATTTATCCGTAGACTTGCACAAAACATAGGCTATAGCTTTTCATCAAGTTATCAGCTGTTAAAATCTTATTTCAAATAGCTTGCCAGCAAAAATCTTGATCTCTTCGGCAGCACAAGATTTTGCAAATCCTTACAATCCTTAGAACAGCAATACCTCCAAAATTAAGAACCGATAAATTGTTTGATGGTGTAATTGTTAGATTTCCAAACTAACATATCATAATTCTAAGTGAAATACATTGGATCCCCATACCCCTTAGCAAGCTGAATGTCCAGACTCCTTTGAAATCATCTTCCAAGAATTGGagcaaatattaaaaaaaaaaatcaatcttcCAAGAACTGGAACTAATATTCCAGACTTGGGATGCAAAAGCTGAACTATCGGAGGCCAAAAGGTAGAGCTGTGGATAGTAATCTCCAAGGGTTAACTCATTATCCATATATCTTCCCAAAAGCCGATTTGGTTGCAGCAACTCCGAATATAAAAGATATCAAAGTTGAATGCCAGGGAAATCTTCATTAACCCTTCCAAAAAGAAGATAGCTTAGAGGTCGTGCAATGAGCTTTAGAGGTAACCTTCTTCTGAAATAGAGAAACCAATTGAGTTGTTGTCAATAAGCTTGTTCACTATTAACAATCTCCAAGGCAGTTTGCCCAATAAAGCCCAGTTAAACTGTTGAGAGTTCAATAAACCACTACTTGCTGCTTTGTTTTGCTAACTAGACAGAAGCCGCCACTAATAGAAGCCTGACCTCCACAAGAAAGCGCTTCTAATCCTATCAATTCTCTGAATGACCCATCTTGGAGCTAAGAGAAGGAAAAGCAGTAAAGAGGGGGCAGTGAGTACAGAATCAAGAAGGGTAAGACATCTCCCAGAAGAGCAATATCTTCTCTTCCAACCAGATAATCTATCCCCCAATTTCTCATTAATAGTCAACCAACCactctaccttttttttttggtagaggaagggtgaaagagagagaagctCCTCACAGGGAGAGAGAAAGACCGTTCACCACAGAGGTCCCAGTTATCTCCCCCACCATTTTCGCCATGAACAACAAGCTCCATCCCCCTATCAATGCCAAGCAAACCCAGATTGAACGACCCTTACCCACCCCGCCTTCCCATGCCCAAATCTGTACCCCGTTCCCACCCACATCATCAAACCACCGCGACCGACTAAAAGAAGGTATCGACTGTAGTATCTCTGCATCCTCCACATCAAAACGTCAGACTTCCAGCAATGGCCTAACGCGAACCACATTCCAAAGAAGTGTCTTGCTATTACCCGTTttagcgcaaaaaaaaaaaaaaaagaaaaagtgtcTCGGTACCGACGACTGAAGTGGAGGTCAATCCGTTCGATTGAAAAAGAGTAGGTATGACAAGCAAATCATACGACGAGATGCTCAGTACGGATGCCCCAGTCCCTCATATCCTGCACAAATAATGGCATAGAGAAAAGACCCTATCACATCTCACCATGCCTGCCCACCCCTTTCCAATCTCTTTAGAAGTGGCTCCTGCTTTCGCTACGGAAGCCTCGATCACCTCAAAACAGCTTGCCGAAGCCCCATCCATTGCGATAGGTGCTACAAAATTTGGCCACTCCAACGTGGGTGCAAATCCATCCTCTCTAACATTTCGAAACCTTAAGGCAAATCCTAAAAAATGTACAACCACAATGGTTACTACCCATCACAGATCTCAAATCAAGCTCCTACTCCCAAGGTCTTCCTCTCCTTCATGATGCAGAAGCATGAGCCCAAGTCTGAAACGTACGTAGAGATTGAGTCCTCTCCTTGATTGAGCACTAAATTACATTGAGTACACAAAGTTCCAGCACCTAATTTTATTAAGTTTTAGTGTTCCAACGTCTAATTCAATTGAGTCCTTAGGCATTGAAAAAGTCCTAGTTTATTTAGAGTCTATGAGTCCTAATTTATTTGGAGTCTTTGTAATTAGTCCATATGTCATGTGAAAGAGTCCTAGCTGATTTGGACTCTTAGTCATGTGTCAATTATAGAGTCCAAGTTAAGATATGTTGGGCAATTGCCAATCAACTTACTATTATGGCACAAAAGATGGATGCAGTGGAGACAAAACTTCAGCATCGCCCTTAAGTTGGGCGAGGATCTCCGGAATGCAGCAACAAAAGCACTTCTTTTTATCGAGGTAATTCTCCTTTTATGAGATCTAAAACTTCTACAATAGAAGTCCAAATATGGAGTGAGGAGTAGTAAGGAccagcaaaaaagaaaagggtcCTATCCCGCAAAGGGGAAGCCAATCTGATTGCAACAAGTACAGTAGCCGAGGGCACTTTGCTGATACTTATCCCACTAAAGATCAGTGATTTACATTGGTTTGTGAGGAAGAGGGGATCACCGCGACATCTAAAATTCTTCCTAACCCActgaggttgaagaagaaaaaaaagacaacGAAGAAGAAGCTGACGCGGTGGAACTAGCAAGTTCAGATATGCCCGTTTGCATGGTTTGCTGGATTCTTTCGGATTGCAAGCAAGGCGAGAAAGCTGGATCTGAAATTTCAGAGGTGATCCCTTCTTCCCCACCATCACCTTTCCCAAGACCTTCTTCTCTATTGCTACCCTTCCTTCTTTCGCTCTACCAAAAGTGGTCCATGTCTATGTCGAGCACAACAACAAGGCCATGAACTTCATCATCGACAACGAGAGCAGGATGAGCATTGTCTCCTACAAGTTGCTGAACAAGATGACACTGAAACCGGAGCCTCATCCCGAGCCATACCGACCACTTCAGATTGCTAAGTTCAAGCCCGAAAATTCAGCAATCCGAAGGGTTGTTGACTATGAGTCGAGAAGATCAGCCATGAAGATAAGGACATGTTCGCGTCGATTGCAAAAAAAGATggttctgaaatttcagaagtgTTGCCATCTGATTTCGAGGAGGATAATCTGATTTTTTGGAGAAGCCGAGAAAAGCACAGGCAATGGCTAGCTGATCCGCGTGCGGTGCCACGCCCAATGCCCGCACACAAGTCTGTAACCGAGCGCAGCAGCCGCAGCGGCCGTGCGCAATGCAACCTCCCAACATTTGCCCGAATTCGCATCCCGTGTGCACTGGACCCACATCCCGTGCGCACCAGACTTGTGTCCACCAGGATTAGGACTTCTCCGGCATGCATCAGCTCATGTCAGTGTGCCGCATCAGCAACAGTTCAACCAGTACTTCATCAGCCGAGTCCATCCGAACCAAGACTCTTCCGGCACACACCAGCCCGCACCCGAGTGTGCACTAGATGCCGGATCCCATCCGAGCCAGGATTCATCAAATCAACTCTAACTCGACAGAGTCGAGTTCTTCTCAGCAGTAGAAATTGATGCAAGAGCATGAGCCCAATCCTAGGGCATGCATGAAGATTGAATCTCCTCCTTAGGTGAGCACCAAATTACATTGGGTCCACAAAATTTCAGCACCTAATTACATTGAGTTTTAGTGTTCCAACGCCTAATTCAATTGAGTCCTCAGGCGTTGAAGAAATTCTAGTTTATTTGGAATCCATGAGTCCTAATTTATTTGGAGTCTTTATAATGAGTCCATGTGTCGTGTAAAAGAGTCCTAGCTGATTTGGACTCTTAGTCATATGTCAATTAAAGAGTCCAAGTTGATCAGGAGTCTTGAATTATGGAGTTTGAGTCCATTTGTTGGGGCATGTCAAATTTCATTTGAGTCCAAGTGTCCAACGCCCAAAAGTCACATTGAGTCCTCTTGATTGGGTGTGTAGACTCAATTAGAGTTGTGTCCCAACGCCATGAAACCACATTGAGTCCATGGCATTGAGGAGTTCTTGATTGATTAGGAGTTGTCTATTTAGTCCATGTAGCATTTGAAAAAGAGTCCTAGTTGATTTGAACTCTCTTCCATGTGCCATGAGGAGTCCTAGTTATTTAAGAGTCTTAGTTGGTTTAGTTGATTTCTTTAGTTGTCGTTAGTTTATTTCGTtaaatgattgatttaatttaaaaatgtccATGTTTAGTTAGAATTCTAAAATTTTGGTTGTAAAAGTTCGTATTTTTCCAACCTCTTACTCTATATAAAGGGGaggttgaagaataaaattcagagatagattgatttgagtttggaaaaaaaaattgagagtgattctcttttttttttagagtgCGACGCTTTATCCTCTTTTCTTGGTGAGACGCCAAACTTTGGAAGAAGTTGGTGAAGGTGAGACTCCTAATTGAACCCAAGTGAACCCCAACTagccttcatctcatcatcttcTTGCACCATCCGCAAAGAAAACCCTAGATACCCTAGCcaccattgaaaaaaaaagagagaaagaaatcaGCTGCCATCATTCCTAAATTTCAGCAACCATCCCACCCCCATCTGCATCAATTGGTACCAGAGCATCCCTTTCTCATCTCATCACATTTCAGCATACCTTTTCCTTTCAATTCACAGCCACcatcaagagaaaaaaatattgccATGCCCACCATCCCCATAGTCATCTTTTTCGTTCCCACACCCGTCCGCATGTGCCAtcaagtggtatcaaagcccGTCCGCTGCGTTCGCTCTGCATCACTTCATGGACGAAATGGTTGGAATCTCTAGCTACTTGATCCAAGCCACTCATGTGAAGTCCTTTGGAAGACCAATTAAAACTAACGATGTTTCAATTATCCTTGCTCACAAAGCCCATAAGATCAGATCTTGCCCATAAGATCGGAGCcagctttcttctcatgaatttgtCGTCTCTTGTTCGAAAAACCAAACTATCCAAGGCATCATGGTGGAGGGTCACGTTAAGGGAGATGGTTTTAGCCTTGTCACCAACCATCGAAATCAGTTTCGGGATAGTGTACCTCATAATCTGAAGTTCAAAACCTTCGCAACACTCAAGAGCTTACCTATGATCCGTGGACGGCTAATACATTGGCTACAATTATCTCCAAATTTGGCTCACCCCATTGAGCCAATCAATCTTGCCTCAGATGGGACAATCTAACTAGGTTCAACATAGTCTTCTTTTGCAAAGAGATGGAGAACATTTCCGAAACTGTCTAGGTAACGATAGGGCCATACTCTTATTCGGTCTCTATCTTGATCAACTATGTTTCCTATCAGAAACCTAGGTTCGACAACATAAGGACAGACTCTAAATAGGCCGTATTGGGCTGAAGTCGGTAGCCCCAACCTTCTTTAGCTCGTGGCCtttaaggagaagaaagaacagAGAATCATGGTCCTCTGCTCCATCTTCCTTGGAGCGATGAGACCGTAGAGTCGTGGCCGACTCTAAAGGCAGTTGAACTCTTCGACTACACGGAAGTTAGAATGGCCTCCGGTCATCTCGTAGAGCCTTTCCGCCTGCAATCCTCGTGGGTGGTGCAACCACCCTTAGGATTATCCATTCGGAAGTTataaagatgatgatgatggtgataatGCTATTGACCACTGATAGCCCTGAGCTTGACCTTTTTTTGGAGTTTTAGATATGATGTATACATTTATATTTTGGAGTTTTTGGAGTTATCATGGACATTTAATTATGTGTGACATTATGTATACATTTTCATATACGATATAAGTTTTGTTATGTGAGTTTTGTTAtatatgttttattattatAGAGGCTATACATAGTTATGTTATCATCGACATTTAATTTTGTATATATACAAGTATTGTACactttttattaatttaatatatattatatatatacaacttagTGATGTTTTAAATCATCACAAAATTTGAGAAGAgtgatgctttaaagcatcgttacAATGCCATCATTTGCGATGGTAAGAAGTGTCGTCAGTTAGCGATGCCATCGTGGTTCAATGGAACTAAGAAGCATTGTTAGTTAGTGACATTTTTAAAAAGCATCATtagtttcaacaaaaaaaatgcgACATGGCCAGCAAGCATGGAAAATTTCTATTTCGATGCTTGTGTAGTTGATGTTTCTTCAACGTTTTCCATAGTGTTAGGGGCCTAGCTAACTACACTTATAAGCATCGACAATGTCCTTTAAAAGTGCCAGCTTTTATGAATCGTTTTTTGGCCTACACCCGTTATCTCAAGTTTTGGATCGAACTAATCCATTGACACAAATCGTTCATGGGCGAAAATTGAGTTATTTGGGTCCTGGAGGATTGACGGGGCGAACTGCTAGTTTTCGGATACGAGATATCCATCCTAGCCACTATGGACGTATTTGCCCAATTGACACGTCCGAAGGAATCAATGTTGGACTTATTGGATCCTTAGCTATTCATGTGAGGATTGGTCATTGGGGATCTATAGAGAGTCCGTTTTATGAAATATCTCAGAGATCAAAAGAGGCACAGGTGGTTTATTTATCACCAAATAGAGATGAATATTATATGGTAGCGGCGGGAAATTCTTTGGCCCTGAATCGGGGTATTCAGGAAGAACAGGTTGTTCCAGCTCGATATCGTCAAGAATTCCTTACTATTGCATGGGAAAAGATTCATTTTAGAAGCTTTTTTCCCTTCCAATATTTTTCTATTGGAGCTTCTCCCGAAATCCCTATGCTTAGAAGACACGAAAGATCAATCTTTGGCGCCAACTGCTCTCTTCGTTATAGGAAATATGATAAAGGAGAGCCGGTAGAACTCGGAAATACTGAAAggcgaagggggaaagcggagaaggagaagacggGAGTATCGACATAAGGAGCAGGTGGAGAGGCATCGGTTTTTGGTACCGGCATGCAAAGGTTGGAATCCTTTTACTCCAGATTATGAACACCCGATGGATTTGTCAAGAACGAGCTGACAACTACAGGGGAAGCGGCTCGGGCTAGGAGATAGTTTACTTTTTAGTAAGCATAAAAACTTAAGTATCAAAAAGATTGTTTATGAAATTCTAAAAATCATTGAAATATCAAGTGAATGGAGGGCAatattctcatatgtatttacaTAAACAAATAGAGGTGATATAGAATTCTGCTAATTATGAGGAATTTAAATGTATGATCCACTTTATAATATTAAAGGAATGTATAATCAGACAAATATCAAGGAAAATGACAATAATATCAAAGAACCAATTTGGTTGTGTATCAAAAAGGTAAATAATGactattattttcttatttaagCTATTGATAGAAATCGTCTTGAAATAGCAATACCTTTTATGTACTTGGAGATGGttcatgacaaaatattgaaaaaacaCTTGGCCAGTTTTTATAAAGGATGGATGTATGCAACAATGTATTTAGGTTCATGATGATATATTCTGGTGCTAAAATTTATGTAAATGAAATAGAATTGAATTTATATGATTTTGTATAACTTAATCCATACCTTATTGTCTCAAACCAAAATTTTATCAAACAATCATAAAACATGATATCTTATGGCCTCAAGTCTGAACAAACATAAATAAACATTAAAATGGAATGTATAATATTAAAGTAGGAAAGATATAGTGAAAAATAGAAATTAGGAGAGATAGcgtaaatgaatttaaaaagGAGCTGTAAAAGATACAAAATTAAAGGCCAAATGTcaaaaaatcaattaaaatattaTGAGGATATAGAATAAAATCAATtactatatttgtgatgaaaaatttaggagaagaaagaaaggacctAGAAAATATGGATGGAAGATATGAGACAACAAGAAATGACTCTATCGATGCCAAATCTTCAGGCTTAATCCCATCCCAACTCGGTATAAGCCATAGCAGACAAAGAGATAGATGACAggtagagagaaagagagagagaatttgaattATGCAACTGTAAGCATTACAAACAATTTATTTGCATATGTATGCAATGTTCTAGAACAGCATCTCACGCAAGAAGTTCACTGACTTGAATAAAATTCGCTCTTCAACTCTCACATTTACGCTTTCATTGAGAGCCTTTCGCTCTGCCTCCAATTTATAAAACAGGCTTCCATCATAGACAAGTCTTACAGTGTCCTTTTGAAGCATTCCATCTTTATCCTTAGCGAGAGAGAATAAAATTTCCCACTCTGTCCGACTAGCAACcctgcaacaaatttcaaagttaaattaaataaattcttAAGAAACAATTTTCCTATATGCTTAGCTTCCGCTATTGAAGAAACTCACCATCCTTGGGTGTTATTAGGTTGTTGATTCGCCTTAAGCATCTCTTTCAACTCGTCAGATGTCAATGCATTAGGATTAGTGTGTGCATGCTTCTGAAAATCTCCACAAATTTTTCAGGGACAAACCTTAAAATTGTATACACTATGTCAAGTCAACAATCTAAGATAAAGAAATTAATTATCACTTTTCTAAAAGTTCTGGTAAAAGAGATAAAGAAACCTGACTTTTCTATTTGTGAAGGTGAGTCTTACAACAGAACATCATGCTATTAATTATATACCACAACCAATGTAGTATAAATAAAGAGTTAAAATAATCTAGAATGAAATGATAAGAGATAATCCAATTAGCATGTTGTGCACTTGCTACTTAAGCTTTTATCAGCCATATGATAGTGATTCATTCCAACATAATATGAAAACAGAAACAGGGATCTTTGTGAGTTAAAATGACACTGGAGAAATTAATTTGATGGTTACTTGATGCTAAATTTTAGTAATGATGTGATGGAGGCTTGGAAGTAATAATCTAAAGAAGGGTGACCAAAGATCTTTGAAGTAGTATAATCTTTACTAATATGCAGAAATATCCTATAACTATTGTCCTAATAATTCTATGTTACTAATCTTAACAACACAAGAAAGCTATGAAAGAACTctacaaataaatgatttatatgGTCTACGCTATAGACAACATCATACTCAATGGAAAAGACATGGGTGTCTACAATTATTTGTCTTCCTTATGCAAAAGAATCGTGTTGGCCATTAATATATATTCTCAGGAAGAGTGAGTAATTAATCAGGTACATTATTTAAAACAACTATCCTAGCTGAATATAAAGAAACACAAATGAGGCAGTGATGTATACAAAAATCAACATATATAGAAAAAGTAAAACCAATCTAGCAAATGCTAATATTATCATAATAGAGTTGACATAATTTGGATGAGATCTACATAGGTTAAACCATTTCACTACAGGAAAATAGTTACTTCGACCACTTAATTGCCGACACTAGGgagaagcgtcggcaatttggcTGGCGCACCAAATTTGCCGCCAGATTTAGACTACGCATTGTCAGCCAATTTTGTAGTCAACAATAATAGGGTGGATGCAAAGCAATGGGCAGAGACAATATTCCACGCATCCTCCAGCTAATCAGCCACAACTATACAAGAGCCAGTCACCACATGACTCCTTGTCCgagacattttctcaaagatatgATGAGAGATACTTAGACGATGCCACGATACTACTCGGTCGACTCTGTTAGGAGAACGATATATATGCTTCCAATATAGCTAGGAAGAGGGGCACGAATGTTAAGCAGACAGCAAGTGGCACAAAAGGTAAGAAAACAACTGCCTAGcacacaaaaatagaaaaataaaaggcaCCTACAAGCTTAATGGAGACTGTCGAGGAGGAATCAGTCACTCAGATTCAAAGACAGAAACAGCAGTTCTGGTGGTCATGGATTTATTGGGCAAGGAGGGAGTGGAGTTTATGAGACCACCATTTATGAGACACAATCATAGGGTAGTCTTCGATTCACTGGAGAGTCTTAGTTTACAAATGTTATATAAGATAGAAACCACGATACATAATCTGGTGAGCCCATCAGGATCCGACTGCATATAGGAGACAGGCTCTTCGAGGTCATTTAGAAGGACATAATGTAGCTGCAAATAACCGCACATATGGAGTAGGATTCACAGATGCATCAGATTTTGAGTCGTATACTGGATCCTATTACCTACAGCCACAAACAGCCTATGACCCATACGGATGTAGATATAGATATAGTACATCTGAGGCATCTCATGGTGGCTACTATTATACAATTCGGAGCATCTTACGGATTGAATTTTTTGCCGATTTATTCGGATGGGTCTCTTCACAACTATTTTTTCAGCCAGAAGATAACTCTCCGAGCCAGAGTTTCAGTAAGAACCAAGAgtgtgtcacgcccccgcctacgCGAGGCACGTGTGGCACCcaatgcccacgtgggggccacatgaggagggagggctcccctgccagatattgtccggtttcggggcttcacgcaagcgtccttcacccctccccggttttgttttccacccaaaacgcgtctttaggattaggagacacccgctcATATGCCAAGCTCTGGAATGAGTCTTTCCGatatgggactattgggcctcacatccttcccaccatcggacaagagccgttcCAGAGCTTGGCATATGAggtgggtgtctcctaatcctgcagacgttttggtggaaaacaaaatcgggaggggtgaaggacgcttgcgtgaagccccggaacggacaatatctggcaggggagccccgcggtccctcctcatgtgacccccatgtgggcactgggtgcctcacgtgccttgcgtag
Above is a window of Phoenix dactylifera cultivar Barhee BC4 unplaced genomic scaffold, palm_55x_up_171113_PBpolish2nd_filt_p 000834F, whole genome shotgun sequence DNA encoding:
- the LOC120107350 gene encoding probable peroxygenase 4; this translates as MTPLQKHVSFFDRNKDGVIYPKETYEGFRAIGFGVALSSVSSVLIHGFLSPKTNNGTIPAILLPILVANIQKGKHGSDTGAYDTEGRLFVALHYVLLNDLEEPVSYMQSDPDGLTRLCIVKHAHTNPNALTSDELKEMLKANQQPNNTQGWVASRTEWEILFSLAKDKDGMLQKDTVRLVYDGSLFYKLEAERKALNESVNVRVEERILFKSVNFLREMLF